The DNA region CGCAACCGCACCGACGCATGACACGAGCCCAGTatcacaactgcaccaacacatgaaaCGAGTCCCAGTATCACACGCAACTGCACCAACgcatgacacgagtccagcatcacacgcaactgcaccaacacatgacacgagtccagcatcacacacaaccgcaccaacacatgacacgagtccagcatcacaacCACACCAACACATGATAtgagtccagcatcacacgcaactgtaccaacacatgacacgagtccagcatcacaacTGTACTaacacatgacacgagtccagcatcacaactgcaccaacacatgagCAACACCTGAGCCAAGTGTTTATGAGTGTTTAGGGccagggattatacagatattaTCGTTTTTGTGagaaaaagtgagagaggaggtaaGAGAGGAAGggtaaagaagagagggaggagaagaggaggggtgagcaaaagggggagaggagatggaggagaagaagatGAGGGGTAGAGGAGatatggaggaagaggagggagatgaggagggagatgaggagggagaagagagggaggagaggggggtagatgagagaggagaggcgagagggaggaaggatgagaactgaggagaggagagggaggaagaggaggggtggaggaagAGAATTTAGGAGAGgacggaggaagaggagggaggagaggtgagcaaaatagggagaaggaggaggacgagaggagatggggaggacggaggacaggagagaaggggtagaggagagagagaggagagggggagtaaGACAAGGGGTCAAGGGGAGAGAAGAGTGgaggggtagaggagagagggaggagaggggggaggagaggggggagaagaggaggggttgaggagagaggagggaagggagaaggtaggaaaggaggaggagagagggacgaaGAAGAGGTTGAAGAAAAGGGACGAAGAGGAGGTAGGAAAGGACGGgtggagaagaaaggagaggggaggaagaggaagtaaaagaagatggaggaagagagggagagggaggaggggtagagaacacaaataaaatgaattaaaagtaaataaaaataaacatgtgttCTGCCTGTATCGTTGTGTGGTACAGTGTCAGGACCCATCAGGCTCCACACAGTTCACTCCAGCAGCGCTCAAACATGTTTAGAATAAATGTCCtttatttttgaatgaaaaatagCTTCAGAGTTGAACTGATAATCATTTGACAATCGAACTGGGACTTCAAAATTTCATAGCCCGAGCTCTCTTACCTCAACATCGTCCCAGGTTAAAGTCGCTGTTGAacgttctctctgtgtctggatGGATTTCAATTCTGCTTGTTCTAGTCTAGCGGCTCTGAGGAATGGAACATATCAATTCATTTAGGACAAATTTTCCACATAAAAatttactaaacaaaaaacagatgacAACATATTCTACTGAAGCTCCGCCAAACCTTTATACCAATGTAATAATGAGGTAACGCACTGatatttattattcaaaatttttttttattatagatgGACAAATTAGGAATGCCCCATTACCGAAAATTGAAAATCAGcgctgaccatagactgtttatataaatggctaacctgctagccgctgcatttcaaacaggaagtgatcatgggtgcacttccagctccatcgactctggctccaattcactttctattgaaaaactgtcctctctctgtaactgctgcggtcagactcgtcattttggtcttaaatgttcgtattaacccactctacatgatcctggggtttttatttcactattgtgcaaAGATTGAATATTGTGCACTAGTGAGGAACAAACATTTTGTTATGTTTCTGTTCtataatgagatttgagctgtagagggttgaataaataacttctacgactcattaagagtttcatttatttcttgcagctcatgttcattaCCAAAACTGTACATATAGAACAGTTTTTCGGAGGATAATTTTGCTTTAAGTTTATCATATCAGTGGCATAATAGCATTCTATAGTTCAGGGTGCCGTTTAATCCACCTCTAGTTGCACAAAGCACATCAAGACGGGGCTGGTTTTCTTGCCGTTTTTCGCTGTAGTAaagcctcatcaatggttcaGTCTCATCTGTAtctttagctttagttcagcaatgtcccgtatctttgtttGATACACGACATCTATAATACAGCCCCATAGAACCATGATACACACTGGGGCTTCTGTTGAGGAGGAGACATTTCTTAGGGGTTCATTCAAAACGAcgcctgaaatacaaaaatgtaatgagATTAAAAACTGTTATAACCACTgactacaacagaacaaatttaatgaatatatcttatcaactgCCTGAGTGATTACACTTTAAAACTGTACAGACACTTTATGGACACTCtccattattattttcttcagcaaaatatatcatgcttcaaaatgtgttattgtgatggGCCAACTCATGCATTTGTATCTTCTTGCATTTGAAGGTAAAATCGTCTCAAACATGAGCTTAAATTCCCCAGTCCGTCGTCTTAAAAGCAGAGCCTGACCGTGatggcatgttttattttgagaatCGCCTGGGAAACCTCAGACTGATGTGACTAATATGAATTGTCTACATCTCGATCACTGAGCCCCGGTTTGGCAGTTTAGTGATTGTTTTGGGTCAGATATCACGGCCGGACCATGGTCTGATTTGATACACATCTGTTTGCAGTGTGAGTCTGCATGCAATCTCCAGCTCAGGTATCTTTCCCTGCGTTTCATCAGAGCAGCCCGCAGCCATGAAACTGACAAATGCAAATTAATGTTGGACAGTTCACCTTGAACTACCCTGGGGTTTGGGTCTAAAGTTGATAGAGATGGATTGATTCTGGTCATACAAGAAGGAATATTACAGTCCCTGTGTCCCCCCCTAGACtagagcatagactgtgtaaagaagaggactgagtgagtgtgacatcaccacagcgttcagctccaaatgaagctcatcgaggctagagcaggtataGCCGACAATTTGGATTCAAGTTCtaaatttggaattccgattgtgaatatcatagcaaccaaagaaccaatccagagcgaggcctcttcccacccacaccactagtttagcagggagtgggcgcttagcaacgctgtcagtcaaacctgttgctaacgcaaacaggagcgaccttggggaaagaaggcgcctgatttgtctgttattaatgttcatattttgatttacagacacaacaattaaattaaaaccccaggatcatgtagagcgggttaatatgaacatttaagaccaaaatgacgagtcagACAGAGATTCAAGTAATCGTttgaaataattgtgatttcagTTATACACCAAATAATCATTATACTGATTAACTCCAtttcatttatatgtttttagccTTGTCACATTGTCATCAATACTTCTACTGATGTGGGGGAATCATgagatgtataaataaatagatagatagatagatagatagatagatagatagataggtaaataaataaataacttaaaatgtccaaatgtaaACTCATTCAACTTGTAATAATAAGATAAAGATGAATAGTATTTTATGCGTTCTACAGTTTAGTACAGACAGCATTCATTTTGTGTTGACTTATTTTCTCTTTAGCTTAACCTTATTTAGCTTAAAAGTCTATAGCTAAAGCTACACAAAAGTAACAGTAATACAGAccctttaattaaaaacacgATTATACACGTGGCTACAGCAAAGCGTTTGAATTTAGAGTTTGTTTAAAATTAGTTTAAGCTCTAGAattgaaaaaagtacaatttgacCAGACAAAGTTATAATTTTACAgaatttattacatatttttcttaCCTCCATGCTTTAGCTCAGGCGGAGGTGGAGTCGCCGGTGGTGGCGCTGTTTCCTCTACAGACCGCATCACTTCCGCATTtgtagaagaagaagcagaatcTTTTTTACACATGTGGAGGAAGCCCTGCTGTGTTTACGTCTCatccaggtatttttttaagGATTTACTAAACCTTTTACTCCTCAGATCTTTGAATAtcattacaacaacaaaaaacaaaaaaataataacttacACACATCCGGTCTGAAGTTTGGACAAAAGTGGgacagtgttgttgtttttgttgtgaagCTAACCTGCAGATGCTAGCTGTTATTTAGCTCAATATTTGCTAATAAAAGTGTAAATGAACTCATCTGACGTGTGTAATAGTCACACAGATGctggtttgttttgacacatgtgttgtttgtaatttaaaagAAGATTGTTGACAAAAATAGGTAGTGGTCGTAAGATATTTTAGTTCtactggacaaattgttttattgtgttattattacacttAAGGGCTTTAACGGATCCTACTGATTTTCTATAAAACGTCtgaaaaactgactcttgtgagctttaagtcatgttctaatgctgttacctcttcaaaaacagaccttgagttgtgttttgtttcattcacgcacaaTAACActtctcaaaatgctttgttccaccttgtgatgtcatcaagtggtagttttcaagttaacagcaacttcttttacatttagtttagtagagattggcagttccagggctggaATTATACAAATGAtcctagaaatgaaggtgtgtggagtttaaaaacacagtggagcacttcctgtattaccacatgatgacgtcacaagatggaacagagtgctttctgtctgagagaagaactcagcctaaatatgcagggtttatgtgtagggatgcaccaatttGATAGGTATCAGATATCAGCTTCCAGATATCgttcagccgatatcctggttggacgtaGCCGAAAAAATGATgcaagacatttttttcagcccagaaagtctcatattgttagaacttttatttacacaaagttgttctgtgttCAGTTACTTGAGAGGTAAATAACAgccacataacacatttggatgggtttttgttttaaggaaataaatgctgttttcagtctctgctctggtattggCAGAAACATGAAGCTAAAGCATCAGAATCgatattggaactgaaaaagctggatcggtgcatccctatgtgcgtgttaaacatgtgtgaatgaaacaaaacacaactccaggtatgtctgtgatgaggaaacagcattataacacaggtcagaaaatagtgtaacattgGCCCTTTAAGCATTTCTTGAGCATTGACATTTCCCAATTTCAAAGTTAAAATACCTTTACAGAAAACACAAAGTCCAGGTGGAATGCATATCAAAAGTCAACTAAAGtttgtttgcacttttggcGCATAAACTCATATCGATGCATCTCAGAATACTTGCTTTGACAATATGAAGCTTACATCTCTCCAGTTTCTTATTATTATCACATGGGTGAAAGTAGTGACAAAAATTAATGctcagatcatagactgtatttataaatggacatagctaacctgctagctgccacgttaggaagtgatcatgggcatgctACCGGCTCCattgctccaattcactttacattgaaaaactgtcccctctctcagtaactgctgctgtcagactcatcattttggtcttaaatgttcatattaacccgctctacatcctggagtttttatttcactattatgtctgtaactcaacatatgaacattaataacagacaaatcaggcgcaaggttgattgacagcatttttaagcacccgctccctgcttaaccagcggtgtggacggGATCGGCTCTTTGGTCACTATGatactctgctccaaattgtccgatatatgattttatttgattttattattgtcttGCATACAGAGAATGCCGAAGCCTTTAATGGGCTTACAAGACACCGTTAACAAAATGCAATAGTCTAGACGTGTATTACAGGCTTTACATATAAATGatgccaacttataaacattagaattaaacaaccatttcatcttgttgtcgtcattacaccagaacgtATCAGGACATtgagtgaacatttcatcaaataaaggatttctaaatttgtcataaaatggacaatacaacaaaaaaaaagctataactgctctagcttTATTTGAgttgagctgaacgctgtgggtgacgtcacactcacttagtccacttctttacacagtctatggttgagaTTTTAAGGTAAAGTCCAGCTGATTCGCGTATTATTCTTGGTCTGTAAAGCCAACGCTATAATGTTAATATTAATGTTTCGCCAACGCAATGTAATCTAATTGTGTAATATTTATAACATTACTCAAAGCTCCATTATCAAACCAGGTCTTGCTTTTCTCAAGAGCGGCTCGTTTGTTTACTTTCCACACTGCCGCTCCAAGCTGTGTCCATgtcacattcattcattttatctaCTAATAACTATGCCTCTTTTGTTTTGTCGTTCTCTTCCAGCTATGAGCGTCTGGTTTTCTTAACTCCAACTTTTGGCTTGTCaaagttttttaaaaaggtgcactCAAAGAAGCGAGGGAGGATAAGTATGAGCGTGTTGGATCAGGACCAGAGTTTCCATCCCGGTTGCCATGACAAAACAACACTGTCTGCTAATTCGACAGACATGGCTGGATCCGCCAAACAGCCGCTCCAAAGTTTGAAATTGGCATCACACGAAGTTTTGGAGCAAGCTCAACAGAAGGGCAGGTTGAAATGTGCGAAATGCGGAGGGTCAAGGATGTTCTTCTGCTACACGTGCTGCTCCCTAGTGGGGGTCGGTCCTCAAGATGTCCCCCGCGTTAAGGTGAGTGAGAGGTCAGGGCTCGACTCCATGATGTAAAAGAGGCCTCCAGGTGGAATGGCAAAATGTCAGCGCTGTGAAGTGTGAAGgtaatcgagtttgaaatgccACAGAGAGAAGCTTAAATGGGGTGTAGTGAAGAGAGTCATGTTCTGTTTATCACGAGAGCTAAACCAAGTCAAAACTAAGTAATAAAAGAACTACCTAATGTCAGTCAAAATAATCCCGCATTCATCCAGGTATGGCTGATGGTGACATGTTAAATTTTCATTGGTAACTATTGTCTAATCCACAGGGAAAGTTAAAGAATTAAAGGCATATTTTAGATCAAGGTCCTGTCAAAACAAGAGTGAAAACTATGTCAAAACCACAGCTTAActtatcattttaaaatctgcaGTTGGAcagtttttgttagtttttgttattttaaaaccCTCTTAAACCCTTTTAAAGCTTTAGATTTTATCTCTGTGTGTTCAGGTACCTTCACATGCAGTGTTTTATATCgtgtatatttgttatattgttttaCTATGTGGTGTTTCTTGTTGTGAAGTACTTTGGTGCAAATCTtttggttgttttaaatgtgctgtaggtAAAATTACTTGGTTTGACTTGTCTATAAAATCATGGAATCTCCCTGtgtaaaaatcttaaaataatggttaaatagttcatttgtttagttatttatttacatatttagtagagatgcaccaatccatgtttttcagttgtGATACCAGTTCTGAtgtcgatactttggctttaagtatctgccgatccccaatatcaactgataccagGGCAGAGATGAAACATATGATAAATTTCCTTTAAGCACAAACAGCATAAGGTaaaacataatcaaaatgtaactacagaacagccaGGAAATCGTCTTCACTACACCAATTTACAAACCAAAATGTGATACTGGTTGAACCGAAACAACAAACTTTTCAACATCAGCGATACCGGTGCTGTtttggtgcatccctagtatTTATTCAACCTGTCAGATAATTACTTTGCATCATAAATCATTGAAATATAATCCTTTTTGTATTGTGTGTTCAGCTTCCGGTGAAAATTGACATCATCAAACATCCAAATGAGACGGACGGGAAGAGCACGGCAATCCACGCGAAGATCCTGGCTCCGGACGACGTGAACATTTACACCTACCCCTGTATCCCGGAGTACGACCAGGACAAGGTCAGGTTAAACGAGACGGAGAACTCGGCCTGgtatgtgcactgtgtaacttttctggtgcagggtcccCCAGTTGTACGctgcctgaaaagttccacagtatggcattaaacttggctTCGGAAAAcacggtaaatggtcacgtttttatacagcgcttttccattttcaacaCAGTCAAattgctttacatcaaggaaacactcacgcattcacacaccagtgtacacaggcactgggggcgaggttggtgacatgtcttgcccaaggacacaacgacagcattcatctgtgggagctggaatcacaccagcATGTGAGTTTAGTGTCGAAAgctttagatcagtggacaaacactctaccaactgagccactgtcgcccacaTTCTCACTGttatggataagtttaatgtcattctgtggaacattccaagcaaagcattaacatcttcCTGgagacaaaaagttacataatgcacctttagttAACGGTCAGATAAAAGGCAAAAATTGTATGAGTTTTAGTCTGGTCTTTAACCATTTATTGTCTCTAACCGAGTCTTTCCGTTTcgtccattcatccattttcttctgggATAAGCAGATTCCCAGTTTAAGCAGGGATTCCCAAattttcctcaccccagacacctccccCAGCTCCTCCGTTGGGCTCTAACTTACTCCTGTGATGCCAAATCAGTCCATAAACCTATATTTAAATAACTGTAGCCTGCTCGGTGATATCTTTATCAAATTCAGACAGTCCTTTGGAGACTGTCAAatccaacacatttttttcacgtTTCGAAATTTGCTTTGAATCAGCTCAGATTTTGTGCGTGATATTTCTCAGTACGAGTTCTCCAACACTACTTTCATCTTTTCTGTGTATAGACCAGACACATGCCTCTTTGTCAGCTCATGTCTCAAGTCCATCCAAATAACATATTACATAATCCCACCCTCTCCAGGTCGTACTCGTATTCCCCGGACCGAAAGCTGTCACCGTCCAAAACATGATCCAGAGTTTGACCGAACGAGCCCAGGACCCCTCTGAACCCAGAAGGAAGAGGTTCAGGGGGTCGAGTTTGTCTGATTGTCCCACACACGGAGAGGGGGAgcggggagaggagggggcagagggcaAGGAGTCCAAGGCCCCGCCCATCCAAAAGGTGGTCTTCATCGACAGCACATGGAACCAGACAAACAAGATCAGCACCGACGAGAGACTGCAAGGTACGAGTCGAGAACTGAAGGGAGAAAGGTGAACAGGTTTATAGTCAGAGGGAGGTAATAGCGCAGCTGGTTCAAGTACAAAGTCGTGGTAActgtctggacataacatctcACTCATAATCTGAAGCGATCGGAATTGGAATGAAACTTTAAATAATTCGCAAaacctggtattttcaaacGACGGCTAAAAACATGAGGATTATTAATAGAGaagcaccaatccagctttttttgTTCCGATATTGATgccgatactttggctttaagtgtcTGCTGATGCCTGATATTaacagataccagagcagagaataaaaaaatatttatttcttcTTAACACAAACAGCGTCAAGGTCAAaagtgatccaaatgtgttttataattgtTAAAGTGACTacagtttaatattatgagatgTTTTGGGCCAACATTGTCCGGTAAATCGTCTTATCTCACCAGTTTATAGACCAAAatgggatatcgactgaaccgatatcttgAGACCGATATCTGATCCACCTAATATTGAATCATATCTGAACCAGCAATGCAAGAAACTGAATGAATGTGATATTGTCCACAGAGAACGTCGTTTATCGACTGGGAAGAGAAACATCTTCACATCATGTATTAAtttagtaaaagtattcaatttGATTAAAGTTACGTAAGTTGTTGACGGTGATCAGCAATCAACAGTATACTCAGGTTAGTGATACTGTGAAAAAACTAGAGACAGACTGAGAAATGTCCTTGTCACGGCCTTAAATCTGCAGAAGTTGAAAAAAGGTCTGtaggtgttgtttttttcatcagaaacagacctggagttgtgttttgtttcatttacacatgtttaacgcacaaacccagcatatttaggctgagttcttctctcaaactgactgacaaacactgtgttccaccttgtgatgtcatcatgtggtaatacatggaagtgctccgctgtgtttttaaactccacacaccttcatttctagaatcatttggatcatttcagaccaggaattgccaatctactactgaactaaaggtaaaacttcgctgttaacttgaaatctaccacttgatgacatcacaaggtggaacagagcattttgagctttggagatgttacagactaataataaagagttactcaagcatgtctgaatgaaacaaaacactactccaggtctgtttcaacATGGTCATGGTTTAAAGCtacaaaagtcagttttgtgtaatataggatcgtTAAATTAcctaatttgaggaaaataatcagaGTCAGTCCCACATATCAACCCAAATCGGCCATCGGTTGCTTTGGATTCTAAACATCGGCCATGAAAAGGCCATATCCATACACCCGTAAACGCATACCGGGTCTATCTCTAGAAAAAAGTAATGACGTTAACATCTGTACGGCACCAACCACGTTAAATTTCAGTACAAAAAATGAAAGGTGAAAATACAAATGGTCAAATATTACCCCGTTGACACAATCTAGACAAAATATCTTGGTACACTGTAtagttatgattattatttctgaagtaaaaatgacaaaaaagtgcCCATTAATGTCTCGGACCTCATTTTGAGCACGAACCACATCACAAGCTGCTCTCAAAAGTACGGAGTGTTCTTCGATGTTACCAATTTTACCAATTTTGGTTTTGAATCCCTCGCTGTTTTTTGTTCATCTTTGTCCAACATCTCAGCttcatttcttctttttcttcttcagaTTTGCTACAAGTGGAGCTGAAAACAAGGAAAACGTGTTTCTGGCGCCACCAAAAGGGCAAACCGGACACTTACCTGTCCACAATCGAAGCCATTTACTATTTCCTCAAAGACTTTCATGAACTTTGCCTGGAGCGGGTTTACACCGGAGAATATGACAACGTACTGTTCTTCTACTCGTATCTCCACACGGTCATAAACAAAGCCAAGACTGCAGCAGGAAGGAAGTAAAAGTCAGTATTTATTTTAGCGGAAGAACTGAAAAGCTTCGCCGTTTCATGATTGTTTGTACAGTATGTTAAGATGCACTGGGGCCAGACCTGTCAGAATTACATTTACCATTATATTATGTTGCTGTTATTACAATAATTTTGAAGTTTCATTGTCATTTTGAAAGCCGTACAATATGAGAAATAGATTGTACATAACTATGCTTTATATTGCGATAACgatagatactttattaatccccagccagggaaattcaTCAAACGATACTAAACTgggtcaaaattaaaaacttgaagagacgaaaccaggaccaacccaaCTAGTGACCCACCGATATACTGATCTCGGATAGAAGGCgtctcatttgtctgttattaatgttcatatgtgaaataaaaaccccaggatcatgtagagcaggttaatacgaacatttaagacccaaatgatgagtctgacagcagcaggtacagagagagaggacagtttttcaatgtaaagtgaattggagccagagccgatggagccaaaagcgcgaacatgatcacttcctgtttggcacgcagcgctagcaggttagctatgtccgtttatatatacacagactACGCCACTGTTGCTGAACATTTTAGCTGAAAATCGGCTTCCAAGATAATGGTTC from Periophthalmus magnuspinnatus isolate fPerMag1 chromosome 3, fPerMag1.2.pri, whole genome shotgun sequence includes:
- the dtwd1 gene encoding tRNA-uridine aminocarboxypropyltransferase 1, with the protein product MWRKPCCVYVSSSYERLVFLTPTFGLSKFFKKVHSKKRGRISMSVLDQDQSFHPGCHDKTTLSANSTDMAGSAKQPLQSLKLASHEVLEQAQQKGRLKCAKCGGSRMFFCYTCCSLVGVGPQDVPRVKLPVKIDIIKHPNETDGKSTAIHAKILAPDDVNIYTYPCIPEYDQDKVVLVFPGPKAVTVQNMIQSLTERAQDPSEPRRKRFRGSSLSDCPTHGEGERGEEGAEGKESKAPPIQKVVFIDSTWNQTNKISTDERLQDLLQVELKTRKTCFWRHQKGKPDTYLSTIEAIYYFLKDFHELCLERVYTGEYDNVLFFYSYLHTVINKAKTAAGRK